The nucleotide sequence GCCCGACTCCAAACTGGAAGAGGGAGAACATCATGTTGCTGACGGTGTTGCTGCCGGCTACGAAAGCCCCCAGGCCTCCGATGAAAGGGGCGAAAATCGGCCAGGCGGTCTGGGCCAGGGCGGCCACACCGGCGGCCAGCACGATGGGCATCTTGTCGTAACCGGCGGCCCCACCGTCCGAGTTGATGAATACCTGCACCATGGGGACGGTGAAGATGAGGGCGACCGAGGCAGCTGCCGTGGTCCCGGCCGATTGAAAACACACCTCCCGGAAACGGGACAAACTCAACCGGTGAGCCCAGAAGGTCAGGACTGAAACCAGCAGAAATATGCTTCCGGGCAGATAGAGGGGCTGCACGCGGGCCGAGATCCCGGTGTCCAGGATGTGCGGAAAGGAAATGGTCCAGGCCCGAGTCCATTCCTGAAAAGGGAAAAATCCCAGCCGGGTGAGTACCAGCAACAGGCCTACCAGAAGATAGGGTGTCCAGGCTCTCAACAGGCCCATTGGGCGAGCCGGAGGCTCCTCCTTCAGACGAACCGATCCGGTCCAGTGGCCGGGCCAGTGTTCCGGAGCATCGAAATCCCATTGATTCTCCGGCCGCGGCATGAAAATACCTCTCTTGGCGGCAAAGATCACCAGAGCCAGGCCGATGAGCCCCCCGAACAGGGAGGGGAACTCGGGACCCAGAAATCTGGCTACCAACAGATAGGGCAGGGTCATGGCGAAGGCGGCCATGAGGGCAAAGGGCCATACCCGCAATCCCTCGGCCCAGGATCGGTTCTTGCCGAAAAAGCGGGTCATCAACGCCAGAACGAACAGGGGCACCAGGGTTCCGGCAGCGGTGTGCAGCAGCGCCACCCGGAAGCCGATTTCGGAGAGGAAGCCGTTCCAATCGGTGAATCCGGCCTGGAGGGCAAAGGCCTGGATGGAGGCATCGGCGGAAAGCCCGCTGTTGACTCCGATCAGGATGGGGGTCCCCACGGCACCGAAAGAGACGGGTGTGCTTTGAATGATCATTCCGGCCATGACCGCACCCATGGCCGGGAACCCCAGTCCCACCAGCAGAGGGACGGCGATGGCCGCCGGCGTCCCGAAACCGGCAGCCCCTTCGATGAAGGTGCCGAACAACCAGGCGATGATCACCACCTGAATCCGCCGGTCGGGAGTCACATTGGTGAAACCGCTTCGGATGGCCTGAATGGCGCCGCTTTGCCGCAGGGTGTTGAGCAGCAGAATGGCTCCAAAGATGATGTAGAGCAGGGTGGCGGCAACCACCAGGCCGTTGATGGAAGCCGCGGCCACCTGCCGCACCGGTACTTGCCACACCAACAGGCCAAGCGCGGCGGTAACCAGGTAGGCGATCGGCATGGCCCGCCTGGCGGGCCATCGCAGCAGCACCAGCAGCAGGGCTACCGCGACGATGGGGAGAGTGGCCAGCAGAGAGAGCGTGAAGGGTTGCAAAACGGCACCTGCGTGGTCAGTTGGTTTTTTCGGACGTTGGGTCGTTCCGGTCCTTCAATTTATGCCAGGACCGGTCGCCCGGCCCCAACAACATTTCCTCGTAGAAACAGGTGACGAGGTCTACTAGCGTAGTCGGAATGGCGCCCCGAAATTCCATGCGATTCTCTCATCCCAACCTTGGACCCGGACAAACTGAGACACTACCGAGTTTTTTGAAGGCAGGTGATGGCTTGGTGTAACATGGGCAGCATCCATGGGCCGGAACCAGGGCTGCCCCCTGCAGGCAATCGAGGGCCCCGGAAGCAGTTTCCGGACCCAATCCATATCCAAGCGAGGACGCGTCAATGGCGAAAGTTTATCACGATGAAGATGCAGATCTGGCTCACCTGAAGGAAAAGAAAATTGCCATTATCGGCTACGGCAGTCAGGGACATGCCCATGCCTTGAATCTCAGGGACAGCGGACTGGAGGTGGTGGTCGGACTCTATGAGGGGAGCCGCTCCTGGGCCAAGGCCGAGGGCGAAGGACTTCAGGTGGCCACGGTGGATGAGGCTTCGGCCCAATCCCAGGTGATCATGATCCTGGTTCCCGACCAGACGCAACGGGCAGTGTTCGAAGCCTCCATCAAGCCGCATATGTCGGCAGGAAAGACCCTGATGTTCAGCCACGGGTTCAACATTCATTTCAGTCAAGTCGTACCGCCGCCGGAGGTGGATGTCTCCATGATCGCTCCCAAGGGCCCCGGACACATGGTCCGCCAGGTCTACCAGGAGGGAGCAGGCGTTCCCGCTCTGGTTGCCATCGAGCAGGATGCTTCCGGCCATGCCCTCGACGTGGCGCTGGCCTACGCCAAGGGAATCGGCGCCGCTCGGGCAGGGGTGATCGAGACCACCTTCAAGGAGGAGACCGAGACCGATCTGTTCGGTGAGCAAGCCGTACTCTGCGGCGGGACTTCCGCCTTGGTCAAGGCTGGATTCGAGACACTCATCAAAGCCGGCTATCAACCGG is from Acidobacteriota bacterium and encodes:
- a CDS encoding L-lactate permease, giving the protein MQPFTLSLLATLPIVAVALLLVLLRWPARRAMPIAYLVTAALGLLVWQVPVRQVAAASINGLVVAATLLYIIFGAILLLNTLRQSGAIQAIRSGFTNVTPDRRIQVVIIAWLFGTFIEGAAGFGTPAAIAVPLLVGLGFPAMGAVMAGMIIQSTPVSFGAVGTPILIGVNSGLSADASIQAFALQAGFTDWNGFLSEIGFRVALLHTAAGTLVPLFVLALMTRFFGKNRSWAEGLRVWPFALMAAFAMTLPYLLVARFLGPEFPSLFGGLIGLALVIFAAKRGIFMPRPENQWDFDAPEHWPGHWTGSVRLKEEPPARPMGLLRAWTPYLLVGLLLVLTRLGFFPFQEWTRAWTISFPHILDTGISARVQPLYLPGSIFLLVSVLTFWAHRLSLSRFREVCFQSAGTTAAASVALIFTVPMVQVFINSDGGAAGYDKMPIVLAAGVAALAQTAWPIFAPFIGGLGAFVAGSNTVSNMMFSLFQFGVGQRIGADPVWMVSLQAVGGAAGNMICVHNVVAASAVAGLVGKEGAIIRLTLLPFATYALLAGALGYAIAWHSRQGWVNPGTFIVLLIAATVVWLIAAGRQRAG
- the ilvC gene encoding ketol-acid reductoisomerase; this encodes MAKVYHDEDADLAHLKEKKIAIIGYGSQGHAHALNLRDSGLEVVVGLYEGSRSWAKAEGEGLQVATVDEASAQSQVIMILVPDQTQRAVFEASIKPHMSAGKTLMFSHGFNIHFSQVVPPPEVDVSMIAPKGPGHMVRQVYQEGAGVPALVAIEQDASGHALDVALAYAKGIGAARAGVIETTFKEETETDLFGEQAVLCGGTSALVKAGFETLIKAGYQPEVAYFECLHEMKLIVDLMYQGGLSYMRYSISDTAEYGDYTRGPQIVNQAVRDAMDDILENVCNGNFAREFILENQSGRASMNANRRREAEHPIEQVGKGLRDMMSWMNKTES